In Lolium rigidum isolate FL_2022 chromosome 3, APGP_CSIRO_Lrig_0.1, whole genome shotgun sequence, the genomic window TGAGCTTAGTAGCTTAGTATATGAAAACAGATTTAAATATCTAGAATTTAGAGTTTATATAAAAGTTTTTATCCTTTAATCTCAATATGCATTGTGGCGGTGCCAACAGGGAAATAGAGGTAGACCGATTAGCTTCAAATAcactagatttcttacaatatCGGCATTGTGTCAAGATTCTGTAGTGGATATTGTTTGGATGCGTCAAcaggattttttttgaaaaaaataacctGAAATTTGGTAACCGGTGAAGAAACCAAATCAAAATTTCTTGGACGAGGAAGAAATAAGATCGTGTAGGCGACCTAAATATTCTGGAAACGAGTTTTGTAAAGAAAAATCCGAGAAGATATGACGAGGCGCGTGACACAACGCTGACTTGGGCCGGCGGCGAGGTGACGACCGCCGCACGCCAGCACGTCGTCACCCATCTCTTTcgtcagcagcagcagccgcgaCCGCagggaaacaaaaaagaaagaataCGCGCGCTCAGCCGCCCCATGGTCAGAAGCATCTCGCCATTAATTTAGGCAGCATGATCGAGCAGCAGAACCACGCccagcgacgacgacgaagatGCTGAGGCGCTCagcttcgtcgtcttcttccccTATTTATATGGCACTCGCGCGCCTCACCAAgctcaacagcaacagcaacaaaagCAGCCATCGTCTTCTTCCCGCGTCCAGAAAGACAAGTACAGGCAAGACCACACCGCTCCTCGTACTACTATTTCTTCTCCTCGTCCTCCTGATTGCTGCTGTGACGTCGTCTTCTTGCTCCCATCAGCGATCATGTCGTCGTCGTCTGCCGCGGCCACAGCGCCGTTCGAGAATCCCAGGGCGGTGGTGAGGAAGCTGCTCTCCGAGTCCCAGCCCGAAGGCCGCGGCGCCACCGTCAGGCGGAGCATCGGCAGGTATACTAACCAAGACACGGTGCACTCATATCCCCTCTCCTCTGTCTGAATTGAGTTGCGCCGCGCCAGATGGACTCTGAGTTTCAGACGTCGTGCGTTGACCTCGATCGGTTTCTGAACTGCAGGCACGAGCTCCGGAACCTGGACCCCTTCCTCCTGCTCGACGAGTTCGCAGGTGATTATCCTCTGCCACTTCACCATCCCCATGATCCATGATCAGGGTCATCAAGAACCACACGTTCTAGAAGATTATTCGATTCGGCTTAGACTTGAGAGTTCTGACGGCCGCTGCACCCATTTTGTTTTGTCTGACCGATTCTTTCCTCGGCTGCTTGTTTCAGTCTCCAAGCCCGGCGGGTTCCCGGACCACCCGCACCGTGGGTTCGAGACCGTCACCTACATGCTCGAGGTACGCACCCGTGCTCTCTGCTTCGTGTTCTCTTCTGCTCTGCATCCTGTGCTTCTTGCCCGCAAGGCGTTTGCTGAAATGTCGTTCGTCTTCTGATGATGCAGGGTGCCGTCACCCACCAGGACTTCTCCGGACGCAAGGGCACCATCAGGGCAGGAGATGTTCAGGTCTGATGTACTGTCTACATGCTACTATGATCCAAGAAAGGATTATGAACATGATACGTTCAATTCTGAATACTCTGCTAACAACGCTACCTGAATGCTCTCTTCTTCAGTGGATGACGGCGGGCCGCGGCATCGTGCACTCGGAGATGCCTGCAACCGACGGCGTGCAGAAGGGTCTGCAGCTCTGGATCAACCTCCCCGCCAAGGACAAGATGTATGCTCCATATACGAAGCCAATAAGCAATCCTATTTGCATGACAATAATCAACCATTCAAAAGCCAAAACTAACTATACTACTGCTAACCACGCTCCAACAATGGCAGGAccgagccccagtaccaggaacTGCAGAGCAAGGACATAAGCGAGGCTACGAGGGACGGCGTCGACGTCCGCATCATCGCCGGCGAGGCATTC contains:
- the LOC124701049 gene encoding pirin-like protein, giving the protein MSSSSAAATAPFENPRAVVRKLLSESQPEGRGATVRRSIGRHELRNLDPFLLLDEFAVSKPGGFPDHPHRGFETVTYMLEGAVTHQDFSGRKGTIRAGDVQWMTAGRGIVHSEMPATDGVQKGLQLWINLPAKDKMTEPQYQELQSKDISEATRDGVDVRIIAGEAFGVRSPVYTRTPTMYMYFTMRPGSQLHQPIPAGWNAFVYIIEGEGVFGSENAAPATAHHCLVLGADGDGLSVWNRSGASLLFALAAGQPLEEPLVQQGLFVMNTRAEIQQAMEDYYHGRNGFEKAKHWSSAA